One window from the genome of Strix aluco isolate bStrAlu1 chromosome 28, bStrAlu1.hap1, whole genome shotgun sequence encodes:
- the NSD3 gene encoding histone-lysine N-methyltransferase NSD3 isoform X4, with protein sequence MSRAAPGEQERNQEPCAGSGSWLEGTLGFCSVCLLPPAKPWLESWPKRPNERLSMLSERPREDTVLEETPVQQFLPSLPTQVTHDIKFQVGDLVWSKVGTYPWWPCMVSCDPQLDVHTKINTRGAREYHVQFFSNQPERAWVHEKRVREYKGHKQYEQLLAEAAKQASNHSEKQKIRKPRPQRERAQWDIGIAHAEKALKMTREERIEQYTFIYIDKEPEEVLSKAKKTAASKSETKKNRRPKPALNAQPEHGHAVAASPSNAEVRRQSQRRQSSVEEEEPPPVKIAWKTAAARKSLPASITMHNLDLQKCNMSPVVKIEQVFALQNAAGDGKLIDQFVYSTKGVGNKTEISVKGQEKLNSSSNQRNEKAAVQNASSPETTSGSTGSVEKKQQRRSIRTRSESEKSTEVVPKKKIKKEQVEMVPLTAVKTGLQKGASEISDSCKPLKKRSRASTDVELTSSAYRDTSDSDSRGLNDLQGSFGKRSDSPSATADADASDVQSVDSSLSRRGTGTNKKDTVCQICESSGESLVSCEGECCSVFHLECLGLKSVPDEKFICTECKNGEHTCFSCKLPGKDVKRCSVNTCGKFYHEACVRKFATALFESRGFRCPQHCCTACSVDKDIHKASKGRMVRCFRCPIAYHSGDGCIAAGSLFVSSHILICSNHSKRNHSSSAVNVGFCFVCARGLVVQDHSDPLFSSYAYKSHYLLNESNRAELMKLPMIPPPSSASKKKCEKGGKLLCCESCPASFHPECLNIEMPEGCWNCNDCKAGKKLRYKQIVWVKLGNYRWWPAEICNPRSVPLNIQGLKHDIGDFPVFFFGSHDYYWVHQGRVFPYVEGDKSFAEGQTSINKTFKKALEEAAKRFQELKAQRESKEALEIERNSRKPPPYKHIKSNKVIGKVQIQVADLSEIPRCNCKPSDENPCGLESECLNRMLQYECHPQVCPAGERCQNQCFTKRLYPDAEIIKTDRRGWGLRTKRNIKKGEFVNEYVGELIDEEECRLRIKRAHENSVTNFYMLTVTKDRIIDAGPKGNYSRFMNHSCNPNCETQKWTVNGDIRVGLFALCDIPAGMELTFNYNLDCLGNGRTECHCGAENCSGFLGVRPKTAFATANEEKVKNAKLKQKKRKIKTELKQMHEDNCFQCGDGGELVMCDKKDCPKAYHLLCLNLTQPPFGKWECPWHQCDVCSNPAVAFCEFCPHSFCKDHEKGALVASALDGRLCCSAHDPKSPVAPEYWSKIKCKLEPQNPVEETKE encoded by the exons AGACCAAATGAGAGGCTTAGCATGCTATCAGAAAGACCAAGAGAAGATACAGTGTTGGAGGAAACCCCG GTCCAGCAGTTCTTGCCTTCTCTTCCAACACAAGTCACCCATGACATCAAGTTTCAGGTTGGCGATCTGGTTTGGTCCAAGGTGGGAACGTACCCGTGGTGGCCTTGCATGGTTTCATGTGATCCACAGCTTGATGTTCATACCAAAATTAATACAAGAG GTGCCCGTGAATACCACGTTCAGTTTTTTAGCAACCAGCCAGAGAGGGCGTGGGTGCACGAGAAGAGGGTTCGAGAGTACAAAGGACACAAACAGTACGAGCAGTTATTGGCTGAGGCTGCTAAGCAAGCCAGCAACCACTCTGAGAAACAGAAG ATTCGCAAACCAAGGCCGCAAAGGGAGCGTGCTCAGTGGGACATTGGTATTGCCCATGCTGAGAAAGCGTTGAAAATGACTCGGGAAGAGAGGATAGAACAATACACCTTCATTTATATAGACAAAGAGCCAGAGGAGGTTTTGTCAAAAGCCAAAAAGACTGCTGCTTCTAAATCGGAGACCAAGAAGAACCGACGACCGAAGCCGGCACTGAACGCCCAGCCAGAACATGGCCACGCGGTAGCAGCATCGCCATCAAACGCTGAGGTGCGCAGACAGAGCCAACGGAGACAGTCaagtgtggaggaagaggagccacCTCCTGTGAAAATCGCGTGGAAAACAGCTGCAGCTCGAAAATCCTTGCCAGCCTCAATAACCATGCACAACTTGGATCTTCAAAAATGTAACATGTCTCCAGTTGTTAAAATTGAACAGGTTTTTGCCCTTCAGAATGCTGCTGGGGATGGAAAACTCATCGATCAGTTTGTGTATTCCACCAAG ggAGTTggtaacaaaacagaaataagtgTCAAAGGACAAGAGAAACTTAATTCTTCATCAaatcagagaaatgaaaaagcagcGGTGCAAAACGCGTCCTCTCCTGAAACAACTTCTGGGTCAACAG gttCTGTAGAAAAGAAGCAACAGAGAAGATCGATTCGAACCCGCTCAGAGTCTGAGAAATCCACTGAAGTTGTGCCAAAGAAGAAGATCAAAAAGGAGCAG GTTGAAATGGTTCCACTGACAGCAGTGAAGACAGGATTGCAGAAAG GTGCCAGCGAGATTTCAGATTCTTGTAAACCTTTAAAGAAAAGGAGTCGTGCCTCAACTGATGTAGAACTGACTAGCTCAGCTTACAGAGATACATCTGACTCTGATTCAAGAGGACTTAATGATTTACAG GGTAGTTTTGGAAAACGTTCAGACAGCCCATCAGCTACTGCCGATGCTGATGCTTCTGATGTGCAGTCGGTAGACTCTAGCTTATCGAGGAGAGGAACTGGAACAAATAAAAAAGACACTGTTTGTCAG ATCTGTGAGAGCTCTGGCGAGTCTCTGGTGTCCTGCGAGGGCGAGTGTTGCAGCGTCTTTCACCTGGAGTGTCTGGGCCTGAAGTCAGTGCCCGATGAGAAGTTCATCTGCACCGAGTGTAAAAATG GAGAACATACGTGCTTTTCGTGCAAACTTCCTGGCAAAGATGTGAAGCGCTGTTCCGTCAACACGTGCGGTAAATTCTATCACGAGGCCTGTGTCCGCAAGTTCGCCACGGCGCTCTTCGAGTCGCGAGGCTTTCGCTGCCCGCAGCACTGCTGCACGGCCTGCTCCGTGGACAAGGACATCCACAAAGCAAGCAAAG GTCGCATGGTGAGATGTTTCAGATGTCCCATTGCCTATCACTCAGGAGATGGCTGTATTGCGGCAGGAAGCTTGTTTGTGTCATCCCACATTCTCATCTGTAGTAACCATTCCAAAAGGAATCACTCCTCATCAGCTGTAAATGTAGGCTTTTGTTTCGTTTGTGCAAGAG GGTTGGTAGTGCAGGATCATTCAGACCCCCTGTTCAGTTCATATGCCTATAAGTCCCACTACCTACTGAATGAGTCAAATCGTGCTGAGTTGATGAAATTACCTATGATTCCTCCTCCTTCGTCAGCTTCcaaaaagaaatgtgagaaag GTGGAAAACTGTTGTGCTGTGAGTCCTGCCCAGCTTCCTTTCACCCTGAGTGTCTCAACATAGAAATGCCTGAAGGATGCTGGAATTGCAATGACTGTAAAGCTGGCAAGAAGCTACGTTACAAGCAGATCGTTTGGGTCAAGCTTGGAAATTACAG GTGGTGGCCAGCAGAGATCTGCAATCCCAGGTCTGTGCCTCTCAACATACAGGGCCTCAAACATGATATCGGGGACTTCCCAGTATTTTTCTTTGGTTCACATGACTACTATTGGGTACACCAGGGCAGAGTTTTCCCTTATGTTGAAGGAGATAAAAGCTTTGCTGAGGGGCAAACTAGTATTAACAAGACCTTCAAGAAAG CACTTGAAGAAGCGGCAAAGCGCTTCCAGGAGCTGAAAgcacaaagagaaagcaaagaggcATTAGAAATTGAAAGGAATTCAAGGAAACCTCCACCTTATAAACACATTAAA TCCAACAAGGTAATAGGGAAGGTTCAGATCCAGGTGGCTGATCTGTCAGAAATCCCTCGCTGTAACTGCAAGCCGTCGGACGAGAACCCCTGCGGCCTGGAGTCGGAGTGTCTGAACAGGATGCTGCAGTACGAGTGCCATCCCCAGGTGTGCCCCGCCGGAGAGCGGTGTCAGAACCAGTGCTTCACCAAAAGACTCTACCCTGACGCTGAAATCATAAAAACTGATCGACGTGGATGGGGCCTCAGGacaaaaaggaatattaaaaag GGTGAATTTGTGAACGAATATGTTGGTGAGCTAATTGATGAAGAAGAGTGCAGATTGCGGATCAAACGTGCACATGAAAACAGCGTAACCAATTTTTATATGTTAACTGTAACAAAG GACCGGATAATAGATGCTGGCCCAAAGGGGAATTATTCTCGTTTTATGAACCATAGTTGTAATCCAAACTGTGAAACACAGAAATGGACGGTGAATGGTGACATTAGAGTTGGGCTGTTTGCTCTTTGTGACATTCCTGCAG gAATGGAATTAACATTCAATTATAACTTGGATTGCCTGGGCAATGGCAGGACCGAATGTCATTGCGGAGCAGAAAACTGCAGTGGTTTCCTAGGAGTGCGTCCCAAG ACAGCATTTGCAACGGCAAatgaagagaaggtgaagaatgcaaaattaaagcagaagaaacggaaaataaaaacagaactgAAGCAGATGCATGAAGACAACTGTTTCCAGTGCGGAGATGGGGGAGAACTGGTCATGTGTGATAAGAAGGACTGTCCCAAAGCATACCACCTCCTATGCCTTAACCTGACTCAACCACCTTTTG GAAAGTGGGAATGTCCGTGGCATCAGTGCGACGTCTGTAGCAATCCTGCAGTTGCATTCTGTGAGTTTTGCCCTCACTCATTCTGTAAAGATCACGAGAAGGGAGCCCTGGTGGCATCAGCGTTGGATGGCCGTCTCTGCTGCTCCGCACATGACCCCAAATCTCCTGTGGCACCCGAGTACTGGAGCAAGATAAAGTGCAAATTGGAACCACAGAATCCCGTAGAAGAAACAAAGGAGTGA